In a single window of the Arachis hypogaea cultivar Tifrunner chromosome 6, arahy.Tifrunner.gnm2.J5K5, whole genome shotgun sequence genome:
- the LOC112695888 gene encoding F-box protein At3g07870 isoform X2: MIRRKHSRFFHLVEYDRIEWHERRNNTLFSGVFEVLKPNSSSIKLDPKFEIPLLGTKVYAVLVCNGLFYLSCSNNGDISLVCNPITGEFIRLPKHPPILKPCECEISRGFGFHPKTNQYKVMRILIFKHDHPMVVEMLRVGSTTWINIEVDYPKNLISISRFSVYLNGALHWLGKDVDGNVSIWAFNFDTERFQSFSIPSDQGPKVGIHEFSGFFCMTYYNEPITMWMMKRYGIEESWTPILVSSDRNINSSITMFHDYIAYHDRENKEYKIFRTDCSDNIQILCLVPTLIPLKDIIIGDNVEVHNIYSLNYPKLRFY, translated from the coding sequence ATGATCCGACGCAAGCATTCAAGATTCTTTCACCTTGTTGAATATGACCGAATTGAATGGCATGAAAGGAGAAACAATACATTATTCAGCGGTGTGTTTGAGGTCCTGAAACCCAATAGTAGCAGCATAAAACTTGATCCTAAGTTTGAAATTCCTCTCCTTGGTACAAAAGTTTATGCTGTGCTTGTTTGTAATGGTCTTTTTTACTTGAGTTGCTCAAATAATGGAGACATTTCACTTGTCTGCAATCCAATAACAGGTGAGTTTATAAGACTTCCAAAACACCCTCCAATCCTGAAACCCTGCGAGTGCGAAATATCTCGGGGTTTTGGTTTTCACCCAAAAACAAACCAATACAAGGTAATGAGAATTCTTATATTTAAACATGATCATCCTATGGTTGTTGAAATGCTCAGAGTTGGATCGACAACATGGATAAATATTGAGGTGGATTATCCCAAAAATTTGATATCTATATCgagattttctgtttatttaaatGGGGCACTTCATTGGCTTGGTAAGGATGTTGATGGCAATGTGTCGATCTGGGCTTTTAATTTCGACACGGAGAGGTTCCAATCCTTTTCTATACCGAGCGATCAGGGTCCAAAAGTCGGCATACATGAATTCAGTGGATTTTTTTGCATGACATATTATAATGAGCCAATCACAATGTGGATGATGAAACGATATGGAATTGAAGAATCTTGGACTCCCATTCTCGTAAGTTCTGACAGAAATATTAATTCTTCCATAACCATGTTTCATGATTACATTGCCTACCATGATCGTGAAAAcaaagaatataaaatttttcGGACTGACTGTAGCGACAACATTCAAATTCTTTGTCTTGTTCCTACTCTTATCCCACTAAAGGATATTATCATTGGAGATAATGTGGAGGTACATAATATTTACTCATTGAATTATCCAAAATTGAGGTTCTATTAG
- the LOC112695888 gene encoding F-box protein At2g23160 isoform X1, producing the protein MIKFLFQSFFVRWMRKLQIRRSYVASLPADIITDIFVRLPIKSVLICRCVCKYWNTLISNPNFAKLLLTYTLPAVMIRRKHSRFFHLVEYDRIEWHERRNNTLFSGVFEVLKPNSSSIKLDPKFEIPLLGTKVYAVLVCNGLFYLSCSNNGDISLVCNPITGEFIRLPKHPPILKPCECEISRGFGFHPKTNQYKVMRILIFKHDHPMVVEMLRVGSTTWINIEVDYPKNLISISRFSVYLNGALHWLGKDVDGNVSIWAFNFDTERFQSFSIPSDQGPKVGIHEFSGFFCMTYYNEPITMWMMKRYGIEESWTPILVSSDRNINSSITMFHDYIAYHDRENKEYKIFRTDCSDNIQILCLVPTLIPLKDIIIGDNVEVHNIYSLNYPKLRFY; encoded by the exons ATGATCAAATTCCTCTTCCAATCCTTCTTTGTGCGGTGGATGAG GAAACTCCAAATACGAAGGTCTTATGTTGCCAGTCTTCCAGCTGATATAATTACCGATATTTTTGTTAGACTTCCCATAAAATCTGTTCTGATTTGTAGATGTGTTTGCAAGTATTGGAACACATTGATTTCTAATCCAAACTTTGCCAAGTTACTTCTTACTTATACACTTCCTGCTGTGATGATCCGACGCAAGCATTCAAGATTCTTTCACCTTGTTGAATATGACCGAATTGAATGGCATGAAAGGAGAAACAATACATTATTCAGCGGTGTGTTTGAGGTCCTGAAACCCAATAGTAGCAGCATAAAACTTGATCCTAAGTTTGAAATTCCTCTCCTTGGTACAAAAGTTTATGCTGTGCTTGTTTGTAATGGTCTTTTTTACTTGAGTTGCTCAAATAATGGAGACATTTCACTTGTCTGCAATCCAATAACAGGTGAGTTTATAAGACTTCCAAAACACCCTCCAATCCTGAAACCCTGCGAGTGCGAAATATCTCGGGGTTTTGGTTTTCACCCAAAAACAAACCAATACAAGGTAATGAGAATTCTTATATTTAAACATGATCATCCTATGGTTGTTGAAATGCTCAGAGTTGGATCGACAACATGGATAAATATTGAGGTGGATTATCCCAAAAATTTGATATCTATATCgagattttctgtttatttaaatGGGGCACTTCATTGGCTTGGTAAGGATGTTGATGGCAATGTGTCGATCTGGGCTTTTAATTTCGACACGGAGAGGTTCCAATCCTTTTCTATACCGAGCGATCAGGGTCCAAAAGTCGGCATACATGAATTCAGTGGATTTTTTTGCATGACATATTATAATGAGCCAATCACAATGTGGATGATGAAACGATATGGAATTGAAGAATCTTGGACTCCCATTCTCGTAAGTTCTGACAGAAATATTAATTCTTCCATAACCATGTTTCATGATTACATTGCCTACCATGATCGTGAAAAcaaagaatataaaatttttcGGACTGACTGTAGCGACAACATTCAAATTCTTTGTCTTGTTCCTACTCTTATCCCACTAAAGGATATTATCATTGGAGATAATGTGGAGGTACATAATATTTACTCATTGAATTATCCAAAATTGAGGTTCTATTAG